One window from the genome of Ananas comosus cultivar F153 linkage group 13, ASM154086v1, whole genome shotgun sequence encodes:
- the LOC109719146 gene encoding protein GOS9-like isoform X1: MAGRIKLGLWGGNGGTLCDIDGHPIRLTKIVIRSGHVIDSLAYEYVQDGKTFSVGPWGGSGGTSTTIEFQPGEFLIIIDGNFGEFEGFNVVRSLTFITNVRPYGPFGIEDVGTPFFIPVASGRIVAFYGRFGQYVDAIGMYLTPN; encoded by the exons ATG GCCGGACGTATCAAGCTTGGATTGTGGGGTGGAAATGGAGGAACTCTTTGCGATATCGATGGTCATCCTATACGCTTGACAAAGATTGTAATTCGTAGCGGCCATGTGATCGATTCACTCGCATATGAGTATGTCCAAGACGGGAAGACATTTTCAGTTGGCCCCTGGGGAGGTTCTGGGGGAACATCCACCACG ATCGAATTTCAACCTGGCGAGTTTCTGATTATAATAGATGGCAACTTCGGTGAATTCGAAGGCTTCAATGTGGTGAGGTCGCTCACTTTTATCACCAACGTTCGTCCTTACGGGCCATTTGGAATTGAGGACGTCGGAACTCCCTTCTTCATTCCTGTTGCCAGTGGTCGGATTGTTGCCTTCTATGGACGTTTTGGCCAATATGTTGACGCGATCGGGATGTATCTTACGCCCAATTGA